Proteins encoded by one window of Desulfobaccales bacterium:
- a CDS encoding PglZ domain-containing protein: protein MGKVVEHLLALIQKQVDEHGIVVWYDPGGVYAEVAKELTLPDTAVLHFQDSFFRLRREIEPFLEFVDDEGRMRPDSHIPPRLVVYVPLAQADTEYALVEVESAGVVMAPGATPWQRNTRLRVIAEHVFKKIAPESAADIARQVEEGRLNLRDLDQLSSEVEQISTGTLKLIFGTASPQDVLLMFVATPQYDEELERRQALPELAKVIKRELGIEVEEQASPAMARHAVRRTLLLTDFLAPLALAEHPAVFSQVPLPQEEQHCRNACQLCHVWRQRLDFLEAYLAAARNVEQELGLAALDLPWENLAAGETFPVLETKLLAQAESQILEGNPLNALHLAERRKNSFWARQEPSLQLRWTLVENSARVMILGEAIRTELSKVKKAPEALFRLYTRETDPWCQLDRLYRHLERQYASFDLEHHQDPDLLEKVVVQVRQHYSLTVTQCTEALTQAFEKAGFKVSGFLSQRNIYQQQVFPRLLDREKTAYVLVDALRYEMGQELAEGLQEEFEVTLTPAIAQLPTVTPVGMAALMPEAEKGLEIVEVAGGNVAITVGGAVLKDRAARVKYLQEKVSRKIAVLKLRDLLKPSKKHRQEIKEADLILVTSQEIDRWGEETEDESEARLYMDEVLDKLRRGIRRLASMGVPNLVITADHGHLFGEAFEGGAEMDPPGGKTIALHNRVWIGQGGKAGDGYVRVLAHHLAMGGDLELAFPKGLAVFKTRGVTGAYCHGGISFQEMVIPVISLRAKELRPYVPKTTKVLLEMDKTKVTTRFFSVKATYGLTGLMGAEEIRINLSVRANRKEVGFAVMAAYGFEEGTREIVLRRDKPNAITIMITEENLTSISVHALDAISQVELARLENIPVAIYI, encoded by the coding sequence ATGGGCAAAGTTGTAGAGCATCTCCTCGCCCTGATCCAAAAGCAGGTGGATGAGCACGGCATCGTGGTCTGGTATGACCCTGGGGGGGTCTATGCCGAGGTGGCAAAGGAGCTGACCCTCCCTGACACTGCGGTGCTCCACTTTCAGGACAGCTTCTTTCGCCTGCGCCGGGAGATCGAACCCTTCCTGGAATTCGTGGATGACGAGGGCCGCATGCGGCCTGACAGTCACATCCCACCCCGCCTGGTGGTCTATGTGCCCTTGGCTCAGGCCGACACGGAATACGCCCTAGTGGAAGTGGAAAGCGCCGGGGTGGTCATGGCCCCTGGGGCTACGCCCTGGCAACGCAATACGCGTCTTAGAGTCATCGCCGAGCACGTCTTCAAAAAGATTGCCCCGGAAAGTGCCGCGGACATCGCCCGCCAAGTGGAGGAAGGCCGCCTGAACCTCCGAGACCTGGACCAACTGTCCAGCGAAGTTGAACAAATAAGCACCGGCACTTTGAAGCTCATTTTCGGCACCGCCTCCCCTCAGGATGTGCTCCTGATGTTTGTTGCCACTCCGCAATATGATGAAGAACTGGAGAGGCGACAAGCCTTGCCGGAGTTGGCCAAGGTTATAAAAAGGGAGTTGGGGATCGAGGTGGAGGAGCAGGCCTCTCCGGCCATGGCCCGCCATGCGGTGCGGCGGACACTCTTGTTGACGGACTTTCTGGCCCCTCTGGCCTTGGCGGAGCACCCTGCTGTTTTCTCCCAGGTTCCCTTGCCTCAGGAGGAGCAACATTGCAGGAACGCCTGCCAACTCTGTCATGTCTGGCGCCAGCGCCTGGATTTTTTGGAAGCCTACCTGGCGGCCGCCCGCAACGTGGAGCAGGAGTTGGGGCTGGCGGCGTTGGACCTTCCCTGGGAAAACTTGGCCGCCGGCGAGACTTTTCCGGTGCTGGAAACCAAGCTCCTGGCCCAGGCGGAATCCCAAATTCTGGAGGGAAATCCCTTAAACGCGCTACATCTGGCCGAAAGGCGGAAAAACAGCTTCTGGGCCCGGCAGGAACCGTCCCTGCAACTGCGCTGGACCCTGGTGGAAAACAGTGCCCGAGTTATGATTTTGGGAGAGGCCATCAGGACCGAACTATCCAAGGTGAAAAAGGCCCCGGAAGCTCTATTTCGCTTATACACCCGGGAGACGGACCCCTGGTGCCAGCTGGACCGGTTGTATCGCCATTTGGAGCGGCAATATGCTAGCTTCGATCTGGAGCACCACCAGGACCCCGATCTGTTGGAAAAGGTTGTCGTACAGGTCCGGCAGCATTACAGCCTGACCGTAACGCAATGCACCGAGGCCCTGACCCAAGCCTTTGAAAAAGCTGGATTTAAGGTTTCCGGTTTTTTATCCCAAAGAAATATTTACCAGCAACAAGTCTTTCCTCGCCTCTTGGATAGGGAAAAAACGGCGTATGTCTTGGTAGACGCGCTTCGCTATGAAATGGGCCAGGAACTGGCGGAAGGACTACAGGAAGAATTCGAGGTGACTCTGACGCCGGCCATCGCCCAATTGCCCACAGTGACGCCGGTGGGGATGGCTGCGCTAATGCCGGAAGCAGAAAAAGGCCTGGAGATAGTGGAGGTTGCTGGCGGCAATGTGGCGATAACGGTGGGGGGCGCGGTGCTGAAAGATCGAGCCGCCCGAGTCAAATATTTGCAAGAAAAGGTCTCGAGAAAAATTGCGGTTTTAAAACTAAGGGACCTGCTTAAACCATCAAAGAAGCATCGACAGGAGATCAAAGAAGCAGACCTAATCCTGGTGACCTCTCAGGAAATTGACCGCTGGGGGGAGGAGACGGAAGACGAAAGCGAAGCCCGCCTTTACATGGACGAGGTTTTGGATAAGCTTCGGCGCGGAATCCGCCGGTTAGCCTCAATGGGAGTCCCCAACCTCGTGATCACGGCAGATCATGGGCATCTGTTTGGGGAAGCATTTGAAGGTGGGGCGGAGATGGACCCACCAGGTGGTAAGACTATCGCTCTTCATAACAGGGTCTGGATCGGCCAGGGGGGTAAAGCTGGGGATGGTTATGTAAGGGTTCTGGCTCATCATCTCGCAATGGGCGGCGATTTGGAACTGGCTTTCCCCAAGGGTTTGGCAGTGTTCAAGACCAGGGGGGTCACGGGGGCATATTGCCATGGCGGTATTTCCTTTCAGGAAATGGTCATTCCCGTAATTTCTTTGCGAGCTAAAGAACTGAGGCCCTATGTCCCCAAGACCACCAAGGTCTTGTTGGAAATGGATAAGACCAAGGTTACCACGCGGTTTTTCTCTGTAAAAGCCACTTATGGCCTGACAGGGCTGATGGGTGCTGAAGAGATCAGGATAAACCTCTCAGTTAGGGCTAACCGGAAGGAGGTGGGTTTTGCCGTCATGGCAGCCTATGGCTTTGAAGAGGGGACCAGAGAAATCGTGCTGCGACGAGATAAACCAAATGCCATCACCATTATGATAACCGAAGAGAACTTGACTAGCATCTCCGTGCATGCCTTAGATGCCATCTCTCAGGTGGAACTGGCCCGCCTGGAAAATATTCCGGTGGCCATTTACATCTGA
- the brxL gene encoding protease Lon-related BREX system protein BrxL, whose amino-acid sequence MPELDRKATSVFAGKVVRKDLVRKVKVGANVPVFVLEYLLGKYCATDDPLAIEAGLRVVNSTLAENFVRADEANKAQSFVREKGRHTLIDKIKVRYLSEDDKYWAEFLNFGHKYVHIPEKYIRDYERLLMGGIWAQVNLRHEYDEEVKGKRSPFWIDDLKPIQIATFDLDEYRHGRLQFTTDEWLDLLVRSIGLEPAHFNRRLKLLFLVRLIPLCEERYNLIELGPRGTGKSYAYQELSPYVILLTGPTTVANLFYNIATGKMGLVGLWDAVAFDEVADLQKMPKEVITTLKTYCESGVFARGKEALSGTASIAFFGNTNQPIEVMTRYSHLFTPMPEIIREDMAFYDRLHFYLPGWEVPKMRMEFFTGHYGFVVDYLAEALRELRKHNFTELLDRHFSMGLHLNARDVKAVRKTVSGLLKLIYPHGEVPKYELAELLELAMEGRRRVKEQLKKMGSFEFHQTSFSYIDHETREERFVGVPEEGGRNLISTDPLAPGSVYIASVDDQGKVGLYRLEVGCSAGTGKLKVAGGLDSTMKESIQRAFAYLQSHKVSMGIAQAIDMTDFHVEAIDLLANKVSCEAGIGLLVAIYSSIKKHSVLPALLILGDLSIQGNIKPVRSLAEPLQIGMDNGARRALIPIENKRHFLDVPSDIIEKVDPIFYSDPLTAAIKALGVT is encoded by the coding sequence ATGCCTGAACTTGATCGCAAAGCCACTTCAGTGTTTGCCGGGAAGGTAGTACGCAAAGATTTGGTCCGTAAAGTAAAAGTAGGTGCCAATGTGCCGGTTTTTGTGCTGGAGTATCTCTTGGGCAAATACTGCGCCACTGATGATCCTCTGGCCATTGAAGCGGGCTTAAGGGTGGTCAACTCTACCTTGGCGGAAAATTTTGTCCGCGCTGATGAGGCAAATAAAGCTCAATCCTTTGTCCGGGAGAAAGGCCGACATACCCTCATTGATAAGATAAAGGTACGATATTTATCAGAAGATGATAAATATTGGGCTGAGTTTTTGAACTTCGGACATAAATATGTACACATTCCAGAGAAATATATACGTGACTATGAGAGGTTGCTAATGGGGGGAATATGGGCCCAGGTAAACCTGCGCCATGAGTATGATGAGGAGGTTAAAGGGAAAAGGAGCCCATTTTGGATCGATGACTTGAAGCCTATTCAAATCGCCACCTTTGACCTGGATGAGTATCGCCATGGTCGCCTCCAATTCACCACAGATGAATGGCTTGATCTTTTAGTTCGGAGCATAGGTTTAGAGCCGGCACATTTCAATCGCAGACTCAAGCTTTTGTTTTTAGTAAGACTTATTCCCCTTTGTGAAGAAAGATATAATTTAATAGAACTTGGCCCCCGGGGAACTGGAAAATCATATGCCTATCAAGAACTCTCCCCTTATGTGATCCTTCTTACCGGACCCACCACTGTGGCCAACCTCTTTTACAATATTGCTACCGGCAAAATGGGCCTTGTAGGTTTGTGGGATGCGGTTGCCTTTGATGAAGTGGCCGATCTACAGAAAATGCCCAAAGAGGTTATAACCACCCTGAAAACTTATTGTGAATCAGGAGTTTTTGCCAGGGGAAAAGAGGCCCTCTCGGGAACCGCCTCTATCGCTTTTTTTGGTAATACCAACCAACCCATTGAGGTGATGACCCGTTATTCACACCTATTTACCCCCATGCCTGAGATCATTCGGGAGGATATGGCATTTTATGATCGCCTTCACTTTTATCTGCCAGGTTGGGAGGTTCCAAAAATGCGTATGGAGTTTTTCACTGGTCATTATGGATTTGTAGTAGATTACCTGGCTGAGGCCTTGAGGGAATTGCGCAAGCACAACTTTACCGAATTGTTGGATCGGCATTTCTCTATGGGTTTGCATCTGAACGCTCGGGATGTCAAAGCGGTGCGGAAGACGGTGTCCGGTCTATTGAAGCTTATCTATCCCCACGGCGAGGTGCCGAAATATGAGTTGGCGGAGCTGTTGGAATTAGCCATGGAAGGGCGCCGGCGGGTGAAAGAGCAATTAAAAAAAATGGGGTCCTTTGAATTCCACCAGACCTCATTCTCATATATTGATCACGAGACCCGGGAAGAGCGCTTTGTAGGAGTACCGGAGGAAGGCGGGCGGAATTTGATTTCCACTGATCCATTGGCACCAGGCTCTGTGTATATTGCTTCGGTTGACGATCAAGGCAAAGTGGGACTCTACCGCTTGGAAGTTGGCTGTTCAGCCGGCACCGGTAAACTTAAAGTTGCAGGAGGACTGGACAGCACCATGAAGGAATCCATTCAGAGAGCGTTTGCATATCTCCAAAGTCATAAAGTTAGCATGGGGATTGCCCAGGCCATTGATATGACTGATTTCCACGTCGAGGCTATAGACCTGTTGGCCAACAAGGTTTCATGTGAAGCAGGCATCGGGTTACTGGTAGCAATTTATTCATCGATAAAAAAGCACAGCGTTCTGCCAGCCCTCCTTATTCTTGGTGATCTTAGTATCCAAGGAAACATTAAACCAGTCCGCTCATTGGCGGAACCGCTCCAGATTGGGATGGACAACGGCGCCCGTCGTGCTCTAATACCAATCGAGAATAAACGCCATTTCCTTGATGTACCTTCCGATATTATCGAAAAAGTAGACCCAATATTTTATAGTGACCCACTGACGGCAGCCATTAAAGCTTTAGGGGTGACCTAA
- a CDS encoding ADP-ribosylglycohydrolase family protein, translating to MPGGEPDCLRVFDPADQMARYLRWYREGYLSNTGRCFDIGTTVRAALLAFERTGEPMAGATHPRSAGNGSLMRLAPVPLFFARTPEEAIRLSGESSRTTHALLICVDACRYLGALMVGVVFGASKEELSSERFSPVPDYWEKHPLVPEIGEIARGSFKVRQPPEIKGSGYVVHCRAPAPACQNDA from the coding sequence GTGCCTGGCGGGGAGCCTGATTGCCTAAGGGTTTTTGACCCCGCGGATCAGATGGCCCGTTATCTCAGGTGGTATCGGGAAGGGTATCTGAGCAACACCGGGAGGTGCTTTGACATCGGCACCACTGTCAGAGCCGCGCTCCTCGCCTTTGAGCGTACCGGGGAGCCTATGGCCGGCGCCACCCACCCCCGCTCCGCCGGCAATGGCAGCCTCATGCGCTTGGCGCCGGTGCCCCTGTTTTTCGCCCGCACCCCTGAAGAGGCCATCCGCCTGTCCGGGGAGAGTTCCCGCACCACCCATGCCCTGTTGATATGCGTGGACGCGTGCCGCTATCTGGGGGCCCTCATGGTGGGAGTGGTTTTTGGCGCCAGCAAAGAGGAGCTCTCAAGTGAGCGCTTCAGTCCCGTTCCCGACTATTGGGAGAAACATCCACTGGTCCCCGAGATCGGCGAGATTGCCCGGGGCTCCTTCAAGGTTCGCCAGCCGCCGGAGATCAAGGGGAGTGGCTACGTGGTCCATTGCCGTGCTCCTGCTCCAGCTTGTCAAAATGATGCATAG
- a CDS encoding ADP-ribosylglycohydrolase family protein, translated as MMLGLAVGNALGTTLEFRPPGTFTHIEDMVGGGTFGLKPEEWTDDTSMALCLAGSLIA; from the coding sequence ATGATGCTGGGGCTGGCGGTGGGGAACGCCCTGGGCACCACCCTGGAATTCCGTCCTCCCGGGACTTTCACACATATTGAGGACATGGTGGGCGGAGGCACCTTTGGCCTTAAGCCAGAGGAGTGGACCGATGATACCTCCATGGCCCTGTGCCTGGCGGGGAGCCTGATTGCCTAA
- a CDS encoding helix-turn-helix transcriptional regulator produces MSRGRKTSDISNVIDLDRLRRLRKEKGLTFRQVEKGTGISPGNLCDFEHGRVMLSWPRLSKLLRFYRLDLLEIHDLLYLRLMDARLLRDFRRACARHGFTPEKALRDFMFFFSYEK; encoded by the coding sequence ATGTCCCGAGGCAGAAAAACATCAGATATAAGTAACGTTATCGATCTGGACCGACTGCGGCGCCTAAGGAAAGAAAAAGGGTTAACCTTTCGGCAGGTCGAGAAGGGTACTGGCATTAGTCCGGGCAACCTCTGTGACTTTGAACATGGCCGGGTGATGCTGTCCTGGCCTCGTCTAAGTAAACTGCTTCGGTTTTATCGTTTGGATTTACTAGAAATCCACGATCTTTTGTATCTCCGCCTCATGGACGCCCGGCTCCTAAGGGATTTTCGCCGGGCCTGTGCGCGTCATGGGTTCACCCCTGAAAAGGCCCTTCGTGATTTCATGTTCTTTTTTAGTTATGAGAAATGA
- a CDS encoding helix-turn-helix domain-containing protein has product MKALLDVRKVAELLGVSHYTVRMEIYRKNIACVRVARRILVHPDDLEAYLQARRTKADIGREK; this is encoded by the coding sequence ATGAAAGCCTTGCTGGATGTTAGAAAAGTAGCAGAACTGCTCGGGGTTAGTCATTACACCGTACGCATGGAGATTTACCGGAAAAATATTGCTTGTGTACGGGTGGCTCGTCGGATATTAGTCCATCCCGATGACCTGGAAGCCTACCTGCAAGCCCGGCGTACGAAAGCAGACATCGGGAGGGAGAAATAA
- a CDS encoding zf-HC2 domain-containing protein, with product MTWRCALIQRWLPGYLDAEDGGVRNRLVARHLKRCPDCRQELAELEATVRLLKAHPVPDPGPEFWESFQRELHLKLVQLKEEPHPQPQRRPLPVPLRMIVAAAPLAVLLVAVGVWRGYLPGRPAPALKVPGQETAVAPAPVHEDSSVELAAHGPGAAHPPGPEKVLYAGIDEGLWDEDLVVNWDMDPVLGDLSPQEREALARKLMGGEP from the coding sequence ATGACGTGGCGGTGCGCCCTTATCCAAAGGTGGCTCCCCGGATATCTCGACGCTGAGGACGGGGGGGTCCGCAACCGGCTGGTGGCCCGGCATCTGAAGCGCTGCCCTGACTGCCGCCAGGAGCTGGCGGAGCTGGAGGCCACCGTGCGTCTGCTGAAAGCGCACCCGGTGCCGGATCCGGGCCCGGAGTTTTGGGAGTCTTTCCAGCGGGAGCTGCATCTCAAGCTGGTGCAACTGAAGGAAGAGCCGCACCCGCAGCCGCAGCGGCGCCCCCTGCCGGTGCCGCTCCGGATGATTGTGGCGGCCGCGCCCCTGGCGGTGCTCCTGGTGGCGGTGGGGGTGTGGCGGGGGTATCTGCCGGGGCGGCCGGCACCGGCTTTGAAGGTCCCGGGGCAGGAGACCGCCGTGGCACCGGCTCCGGTGCATGAGGACAGCAGCGTGGAGCTGGCAGCCCATGGTCCGGGCGCCGCCCACCCGCCGGGACCGGAAAAGGTCCTATATGCCGGCATTGACGAGGGTCTCTGGGATGAGGACCTGGTGGTGAACTGGGACATGGACCCGGTGCTGGGGGATCTTTCGCCTCAGGAGCGGGAGGCGCTGGCCCGGAAACTGATGGGGGGAGAACCATGA
- a CDS encoding sigma-70 family RNA polymerase sigma factor codes for MKPGEYHLVSDVELVTRAQAGDLPAFEELVKRYQRDIYALACRMVSDVEEARDVMQQALLQAFLHIRDFRGHSAFRTWLFRITLNQCYNFLKGRKRYGEPVDVGDLVLEAEDSPEADLIAEEERARLYQALERLPAKQRAVITLKLEQNLSYQEIAQVLGGTAGAARVNYCQALKRLKKLLVSEHDHDVAVRPYPKVAPRISRR; via the coding sequence GTGAAGCCCGGGGAATATCACCTGGTATCGGATGTCGAGCTGGTGACCCGGGCGCAAGCAGGGGACCTGCCGGCCTTCGAGGAGCTGGTGAAACGCTATCAGCGGGACATCTATGCCTTGGCCTGCCGGATGGTGAGCGACGTCGAGGAGGCCCGGGATGTCATGCAGCAGGCTTTGCTGCAAGCCTTTCTGCATATCCGGGATTTTCGGGGCCACTCCGCCTTCCGCACCTGGCTGTTCCGCATCACCCTGAATCAATGCTACAACTTCTTGAAGGGGCGGAAGCGCTACGGCGAGCCGGTGGATGTGGGGGACCTGGTGCTGGAGGCCGAGGACTCCCCGGAAGCCGACCTGATCGCCGAAGAGGAGCGGGCCCGGCTCTACCAGGCCCTGGAGAGACTGCCGGCCAAGCAGCGGGCGGTGATCACCCTGAAGCTGGAGCAGAATCTTTCCTATCAGGAGATTGCTCAGGTGCTGGGGGGCACGGCGGGCGCCGCCCGGGTGAATTACTGCCAGGCCCTCAAACGCTTGAAGAAACTGTTAGTGAGCGAGCACGATCATGACGTGGCGGTGCGCCCTTATCCAAAGGTGGCTCCCCGGATATCTCGACGCTGA
- a CDS encoding TIM44-like domain-containing protein gives MARPVLLVAAVVIWCLLAPAGSGATETPAGPPTWALPTTPGPALSAIPADPPRDRPPSRPQATPTPGQKLWRFLAGGFLAALLWSTLFGYPLYGLGLSDGFPLGLLDVTVVATALYGGYVAAQRWWEQRAAIGRPTPRFSRPAKNPVPLEVEKTAQAGVERLRAQDPQFTLESFGTFVRNLIYEVHDAWNHQDLGGLKGKLSDNLLGFLEMGLKILALRREISRLEDLSLKRLAVVQAEVEPQRQTVTVWVEGQVLDYVLQTRTYKLLSGSMTYPIELRESWLFERPDPASPWQLQDIQDF, from the coding sequence ATGGCGCGGCCGGTCCTGCTAGTGGCTGCGGTGGTCATCTGGTGTCTGCTGGCGCCGGCAGGGTCCGGGGCAACGGAGACCCCCGCCGGCCCCCCGACGTGGGCCCTGCCGACCACTCCCGGGCCTGCCTTGAGCGCCATCCCAGCCGATCCACCCCGAGATCGCCCCCCATCACGCCCTCAGGCCACTCCCACGCCGGGGCAAAAGCTGTGGCGGTTTCTGGCCGGGGGGTTCCTGGCAGCCCTGCTGTGGTCGACGCTTTTTGGCTATCCCCTTTACGGTCTGGGGCTGTCAGACGGCTTTCCTTTGGGCCTGCTGGATGTCACGGTGGTGGCCACCGCCTTATATGGAGGCTATGTGGCGGCCCAGCGCTGGTGGGAGCAACGGGCTGCCATCGGCCGGCCCACCCCCCGCTTCAGCCGCCCGGCCAAAAACCCGGTGCCCCTGGAGGTGGAAAAGACCGCCCAGGCCGGGGTGGAGCGGCTGAGAGCCCAGGACCCGCAGTTCACGCTGGAGTCCTTCGGCACTTTCGTCCGCAATCTCATCTATGAAGTCCACGACGCCTGGAACCATCAGGATTTGGGCGGCCTGAAAGGCAAGCTCTCCGACAATCTCCTGGGGTTTCTGGAGATGGGCCTGAAAATCCTGGCCCTGCGCCGGGAGATCAGCCGTCTGGAGGACCTGAGCCTGAAGCGCCTGGCGGTGGTGCAGGCAGAGGTGGAGCCCCAGCGGCAGACCGTCACCGTGTGGGTGGAGGGCCAGGTTCTGGATTATGTCCTGCAAACCCGCACCTACAAGCTCCTTTCCGGCAGCATGACCTACCCCATCGAGCTCCGGGAGTCCTGGCTCTTTGAGCGGCCCGACCCCGCCTCTCCCTGGCAGTTGCAGGATATTCAGGATTTTTGA
- the tyrS gene encoding tyrosine--tRNA ligase yields the protein MKSVDEQLALIKKGVQEIIREEELKARLARSVATGVPLRVKAGFDPTAPDLHLGHTVLIQKLKHFQDLGHQVIFLIGDFTGLIGDPSGKSETRPPLTEEEVRANAATYERQIFKVLDPERTIIDFNSRWMKAMSAQDLIRLAARYTVARMLEREDFHKRYQSHTPIAIHEFLYPLIQAYDSVALRADVELGGTDQKFNLLVGREIQREYGQEPQVVITLPLLEGLDGVQKMSKSLGNYVGIDEPPREMFGKLMSLPDALLLRYYELLSDISPQELAQLKRDLDSGAVNPRDAKEALAREIVARYHGEAAAAKAAAEFAHIFREGGLPEEIEEVTLTPAGPQDRLLPNVMAAAGLAATTSEARRLITQGGVKADGEKVTAVNWEVPENQPILLQVGKRRFKRVTLKADR from the coding sequence GTGAAATCAGTGGACGAGCAGTTGGCGCTCATCAAGAAGGGCGTGCAGGAGATCATTCGGGAAGAGGAATTGAAGGCGCGGCTGGCGCGCTCGGTGGCCACGGGGGTGCCGTTGCGGGTCAAGGCGGGGTTTGACCCCACGGCGCCGGATCTGCATCTGGGGCACACGGTGCTCATCCAGAAGCTGAAGCATTTTCAGGACCTGGGGCATCAGGTGATTTTTCTCATCGGGGATTTCACCGGGCTCATCGGGGATCCGTCGGGGAAGAGCGAGACCCGGCCGCCCCTGACGGAGGAGGAGGTCCGGGCCAATGCCGCCACGTATGAGCGCCAGATCTTCAAAGTGCTGGACCCGGAGCGCACTATCATTGACTTTAACAGCCGGTGGATGAAGGCCATGAGCGCCCAGGACCTCATCCGCCTGGCGGCCCGCTACACCGTGGCCCGCATGTTGGAGCGGGAGGACTTTCACAAGCGCTATCAAAGCCACACCCCCATTGCCATTCACGAGTTCCTCTACCCCCTCATCCAGGCCTATGATTCGGTGGCTTTGAGGGCCGATGTGGAGCTGGGCGGCACGGACCAGAAGTTCAACCTCCTGGTGGGCCGGGAGATCCAGCGGGAGTACGGCCAGGAGCCCCAGGTGGTCATCACCCTGCCGCTTCTGGAAGGGCTGGACGGGGTTCAGAAGATGAGCAAGTCCCTGGGGAATTATGTGGGCATTGATGAGCCGCCCCGGGAGATGTTCGGCAAGCTCATGAGCCTGCCCGATGCCCTGCTGCTCAGGTATTACGAGCTGTTGAGCGACATCAGTCCTCAGGAGCTGGCGCAGCTCAAGCGGGATTTGGACTCAGGCGCGGTCAATCCCCGGGACGCCAAGGAGGCCCTGGCCAGGGAGATCGTGGCCCGCTATCACGGCGAGGCGGCGGCGGCCAAGGCGGCGGCGGAGTTCGCCCACATCTTTCGGGAGGGGGGTTTGCCTGAGGAGATTGAAGAGGTGACCCTGACTCCCGCGGGGCCCCAGGACCGCCTGCTCCCCAATGTCATGGCGGCGGCCGGGTTGGCGGCCACCACCTCTGAGGCCCGGCGCCTCATCACCCAAGGTGGGGTGAAGGCCGACGGCGAAAAAGTGACTGCGGTGAACTGGGAAGTGCCTGAAAATCAACCGATTTTGCTGCAGGTGGGCAAAAGACGGTTTAAGCGCGTGACGCTGAAAGCCGATAGATAA
- a CDS encoding nitroreductase family protein: MDLYEAIMNRRSHRFYKPDMPPREVLERVIQAALWAPSGTNAQPWEIDVLAGRFRDEFVERVTHCIAHMRQLMQAAQIPEKGQELVIKFFQNLGGAPVVIVVTVYKSPDPGMMEANIQSGAALMQNLLLAAHAEGLGTCWMTGPNYVAQELLDYLGKPDQHLLAITPIGYSAKEPPVPPRKDRPIRWLGF; encoded by the coding sequence ATGGACCTGTATGAAGCCATCATGAACCGGCGCAGCCATCGCTTCTATAAACCGGACATGCCCCCCCGGGAGGTGCTGGAGCGGGTCATCCAGGCGGCCCTCTGGGCGCCCTCCGGCACCAACGCCCAGCCCTGGGAGATCGACGTCCTGGCCGGCCGCTTCCGGGATGAATTCGTGGAGCGGGTGACCCACTGCATCGCCCATATGCGACAACTGATGCAGGCCGCCCAGATCCCCGAAAAAGGCCAGGAGCTGGTCATCAAGTTCTTCCAGAACCTGGGGGGCGCGCCGGTGGTCATCGTGGTCACGGTCTACAAGAGCCCGGACCCGGGCATGATGGAGGCCAACATCCAGTCCGGGGCCGCCCTGATGCAGAACCTGCTGCTGGCCGCCCACGCCGAGGGCCTGGGCACCTGCTGGATGACCGGCCCCAACTACGTGGCCCAGGAACTGCTGGACTACCTGGGGAAACCCGACCAGCACCTCCTGGCCATCACCCCCATCGGCTACTCCGCCAAAGAACCACCCGTCCCCCCCCGCAAAGACCGCCCCATCCGCTGGCTGGGGTTTTAG